The nucleotide window GTTGACAAATGATGGGTCAAATGACCCCAACAAGCCCTTAAAAAGTGTTGCAAAATGCAACAGCTGGCTGAGCTACTATAAGCAAAACTTATGCTGGATCGGATATGGATACGGGTGTTCCGGACCCCGGTATAAGTAAAACTTATAGATCCCCCACGAACGAGGTATTGGACGTGTGGATGAAGGCCGATGGCAAATTGAGAGCAACGGCGCAGCAGCAAAATGGAATGCGTGGGCGGAAGCGAAATACAGACAGCTAGATAGATGAAGATTTAAAGCGAAATACAGGCGACAGCGAAATATAGGCGGAAGCGAAATATAGGTGGCTAGATTTAAAATGAAATACAAGCGACAGCGAAATATAGGCGGCTAGATGAATGAAGATTTAAAGCGAAATATAGGCGGCGCGACCCCCGAAGCGGGAAACGCGGGGACCTGGGGGTTTGCGAAAAAAAGATTTTATAAAATTTCGCTATTTCCACCACTCCCCCGCAGCTCTCCATCTTCGCTATTTTAACTCTTTTTAAAAGATCTAAAAATTCGAATTTGGAGGCTGCGGATAGTTAACTCTAAAATTCGAATTTGGAGGCTGCGGATAGTTAACTCTAAAATTCGAATTCGGAGAGCTGCGGATAGTTAACTCTAAAATTCGAATTCGGAGACTGCGGATAGTGTAGTTAAAATTGGAGAGTTGCGGATAGTGTAATTAAAATTACAAAGAGTTAACTCTAAAATTTGAATTCGGAGACTGCGGATAGTATAGTTAAAAAAATTAGAGCTGCGATAGTATTAGTTAAAAAAATTGGAGAATTGCAAATTTTTTAACTCGTGCATTTTTTTCATTTTCTTCCATTTAGCTAAAATACTAGCTAAGTGAACAGGCGGGGGGGAACCCCCACCTGTTCTGGAGGGCGCGGCGTCGGGGTGGTGGTGGGAGGGCAATCGGGGAGTGGGCAGGTGGCAACGGCTCAGAATCAACGGAGCAGGCCGAGACTAGAACTCAAGGGGAGGTTCCTGGCAAGCCTCCTCGACCGGATCGTTCGGCTTCTCGGGGGAACGGACGTTCTCCTCGAGAATGACCTCGACCGAATAAGCCTCTTTGATGTCGCGAAGGAGGCCGATAATCTCGGCCAACTGCTCGAGGGTGGGAGAGGGGAGCGTGACCACAAACCTCATTGGTTTCCCTCCTTTCACTTTTTGCGACCGAGGCTCCCAGACCGCCTGGGAGCAACCCGCTCGATCGCTCACTTATTTATGCCTAATGTAACTCTTGATTTTCCCAAATGTTTCTTTAAAACGAAGAGGGCAAAGATAATTTTTTCGCGATTTCGGATAAATTTAGCTAAAAAGAAGGGCGGGAGAGCCAACCAATGCTCCAACTTGGTCGGGAGGCTCGATCTTCCTCCCGGGACGCTTTCCTCCCGGGCGCTGCCCTTCTTCCTCCCTCCTCTGGGACTACCCGTCTCCCATTCCATTTGTTTTTATTTAAGCAAATCACACAGCTAAAAAAATTTGGCAGCCCTCTTTTTTGGCTGCCATTCAATTTTTGCCGATTTTTATTTCTTGATGACCATCTAAAACGTTGCTGGATAGCTTCGCTCATCCAGACCTTTATTATATTTACAAGCAAAGAATTTTTATTTACGTTCTCCATTTTCTAAAGGATTCCGATCAATAACGCTTAGCAGACTTTATTTTCGAAAATAAAATTTCCTTCCAATGCCGTATTTCAGATCTAAAAAAAGCACTAGCTAAAGACAACGCGGGCCGCCCGCCGATTTCGGCGAACAGCCCGCTACGGGACCCGGCCCGAGACGAGAATTATTCGAGCCGGGTTAGCAAGCCCAACTCCAAGTCATTGATATCGATCTGGGTCAGTACCTCCCCCTCGTTTAACCTTCGTTTAATCTTACAGATAACTGCCGCATCCCCGGGTTGCAAATCGACAGCTATTCTGTTGACGTCGATTTGAAAACCGGTCAAAGACGTGAGAATTTCGGCTGTGGATTTATGTCCAACAGCCGAAACGAAAGGTGAAACGGCCAAAAGCCGCTTCACCTCATCAAGCGGCAACAACTGATACCGATAGAGGCCCGGTTGAAGGGGGGTACTATTGAGTACGTACAGCATTTCTATCTCCTTTACCGGCTTCTTTGCTTTTCTGGGAAGCCCCCGCCGGAAGGGCCCCAGAAGAGCACGAACCCCGTGCTCCATTTTTTATTCCACATCTTGTCGACAATTTTTTAGGATCTGGTTTTTTTATGCATTTTTTGGACTCAATTCCTTTCTTTTTCAGTCCCAATTTTTTTAGCTAAAGACGAAAAGGCTCCGGCCAGGAAAAAAAGATGTCTTTAAATAATCATTTTTTTCTCCTCCCTTTTTTGGCCTTCTTTTCCCTGGAAGCCGTCCCGGCCAAGACGGCTTCCAAAGCCACCGCCCTGGTGGCTCACCTATTTATTCCTCATCCTTAGTCACTCATTGTTTCATTTATAGTCACTTTTTGACTTAAACTAT belongs to candidate division WOR-3 bacterium and includes:
- a CDS encoding DUF1874 domain-containing protein produces the protein MEHGVRALLGPFRRGLPRKAKKPVKEIEMLYVLNSTPLQPGLYRYQLLPLDEVKRLLAVSPFVSAVGHKSTAEILTSLTGFQIDVNRIAVDLQPGDAAVICKIKRRLNEGEVLTQIDINDLELGLLTRLE